One genomic segment of Hevea brasiliensis isolate MT/VB/25A 57/8 chromosome 3, ASM3005281v1, whole genome shotgun sequence includes these proteins:
- the LOC131178324 gene encoding uncharacterized protein LOC131178324: MVKFALKITAKLENATDLQPAGGADNGRPYLFKLQCTTCQAVSDNHICLSTSDPLSTTYKCKGCNAQGSASLVIGYGQPVTKSGQYATLMHINCDGFEPEDFIFSGDWACRSVVNGKYHEFQFTDGKFKKEEDQIKIIISNLEATFVVDRT, from the exons ATGGtcaaatttgcattaaaaatCACAGCAAAGCTTGAAAATGCAACTGATTTACAACCTGCTGGTGGTGCTGATAATGGACGACCATACCTTTTTAAG TTACAGTGTACAACGTGTCAAGCAGTAAGTGATAATCATATTTGTTTAAGCACTTCTGATCCATTGTCAACTACATATAAG TGTAAAGGATGCAATGCACAGGGGTCGGCATCCTTAGTTATCGGCTACGGCCAACCTGTCACTAAGAGCGGACAATATGCAACCCTCATGCACATCAACTGCGATGGTTTTGAACCCGAGGATTTTATTTTTAGCGGAGACTGGGCATGTCGATCA GTTGTCAATGGAAAGTATCATGAATTTCAATTTACTGATGGAAAATTCAAAAAGGAGGAAGACcagataaaaataattatttctaattTAGAAGCTACCTTTGTGGTTGATCGGACATAA
- the LOC131178323 gene encoding uncharacterized protein LOC131178323, translating to MVKFALKITAKLENATDLQPVGGADNGLPYLFKLQCTTCQAVSDKHICLSTSDPSSTTYKCKGCNAQGSASLVIGYGQPVTKSGQYATLMHINCDGFEPEDFIFSGDWACRSVVDGKYHEFQFTDGKFKKEEDQIEMIISNLEATFVVDRT from the exons ATGGtcaaatttgcattaaaaatCACAGCAAAGCTTGAAAATGCAACTGATTTACAACCTGTTGGTGGTGCTGATAATGGACTACCATACCTTTTTAAG TTACAGTGTACAACGTGTCAAGCAGTAAGTGATAAACATATTTGTTTAAGCACTTCTGATCCATCGTCAACTACATATAAG TGTAAAGGATGCAATGCACAGGGGTCGGCATCCTTAGTTATCGGTTATGGCCAACCTGTCACTAAGAGCGGACAATATGCAACCCTCATGCACATCAACTGCGATGGTTTTGAACCCGAGGATTTTATTTTTAGCGGAGATTGGGCATGTCGATCA GTCGTCGATGGAAAGTATCATGAATTTCAATTTACTGATGGAAAATTCAAAAAGGAGGAAGACCAGATAGAAATGATTATTTCTAATTTAGAAGCCACCTTTGTGGTTGATCGGACATAA